Proteins encoded together in one Rhipicephalus sanguineus isolate Rsan-2018 chromosome 9, BIME_Rsan_1.4, whole genome shotgun sequence window:
- the LOC119406017 gene encoding midnolin → MMSTEGGEASSRITISVHTTTGGRMQLQLQPQCTVAALKKTLSARLRLAKDRMVLLHRNRQLKEGTLDSNNVRDGERLTLLPSVETGLQAIKPEQSVMQALESLTDAQVENFLCGRAPLHLTMRLGDHVMFVQLQLCPPVETPPATPTSPNCPAPPAAAAPPPEAAPNSGAVIDQLRHLGQGVYSGSFSGTLGPELQDGEGRPRRHVATILHILRDLLGASQGWRGPLTPTSASAASARSPTTPSAPASDNGTLGSVAGSAQHPSSSSASGCEVMGGDATPPTSPCLRDATSLHQEEHRVLRGKLDQIRATLRERRRARRRASPYPTTPASSPPAASSDEPVLV, encoded by the exons ATGATGTCGACCGAGGGCGGCGAGGCGTCGTCTCGCATCACGATCAGCGTGCACACCACGACGGGAGGTCGCATGCAACTCCAGCTGCAACCCCAGTGCACCGTGGCCGCGCTCAAGAAGACGCTCTCGGCACGACTGCGGCTCGCCAAGGACCGGATGGTGCTGCTACACCGCAACAG GCAACTAAAAGAGGGCACCCTAGACTCCAACAACGTGCGCGACGGAGAACGGCTTACGCTGCTGCCTAGCGTGGAAACTGGTCTGCAG GCCATCAAGCCTGAACAGAGCGTCATGCAAGCTCTGGAATCATTGACTGATGCACAG GTGGAGAACTTCCTGTGTGGCCGTGCCCCGTTGCATCTGACGATGCGGTTGGGTGACCACGTCATGTTTGTCCAGCTGCAACTGTGCCCGCCGGTTGAGACGCCGCCTGCCACGCCCACTTCGCCCAACTGCCCCGCCCCCCCTGCTGCCGCAGCACCCCCTCCGGAAGCG GCACCCAACAGTGGAGCCGTCATCGACCAACTGCGCCACTTGGGTCAGGGCGTCTACTCCGGCAGTTTCTCAGGCACCCTGGGACCCGAGCTCCAGGACGGCGAGGGCCGGCCTCGTCGCCACGTTGCCACCATTCTGCACATCCTCCGTGACCTTCTCGGTGCCAGCCAGGGCTGGCGCGGTCCTCTCACTCCAACCAGCGCCTCGGCCGCGTCGGCACGGTCACCCACGACTCCTTCCGCACCTGCCAGCGATAACGGCACGCTAGGAAGTGTTGCCGGCAGCGCCCAACACCCTTCATCCTCTTCGGCTTCGGGCTGTGAGGTGATGGGTGGGGACGCGACGCCGCCGACGTCGCCGTGCCTCCGTGACGCGACGAGCCTGCACCAGGAAGAGCATCGGGTGCTGCGGGGAAAGCTGGACCAAATCAGGGCGACACTTCGCGAGAGGCGGAGGGCCCGGCGGAGGGCATCGCCATACCCGACAACGCCCGCCAGCTCGCCACCGGCGGCATCGTCGGATGAACCGGTCTTGGTGTGA